The Mercurialis annua linkage group LG2, ddMerAnnu1.2, whole genome shotgun sequence genome contains a region encoding:
- the LOC126667141 gene encoding protein GFS12 isoform X1 yields the protein MTMAMTEQQQTCFDCLRRRIESDFSEQLLFCYGISDSALPLGSSAVVQVSNSNGVGGGGGGESTTSASHFILEQLPTHQYDCLAKCVDEYIKQNNEDNDSHGIDANSVTVATKPQSPPHQSLHLLNANSKASVDFVGSERSTCAYSKSFSCSRVISALAPLAQFDVCSYNVLKKIASNYLSGFLEDNVMHSLNLLIQGKASGRDSVNFLRLLGIPYFDEHSIPGFLRHPNIVPVLGYLRTSGNIYSVIPRTPYTLESILYFCPNALKSEWHIRFVVYQLLSAIAFLHGLGVHHGKIRPSNIMLTDLCWSWLRIYDEPKSGSSLSSREGESKHPAAFARTCCGLDGCSSQGLYRDLKLSLSMDWHSQFYMWWKGELSNFEYLLVLNKLAGRRWGDHTFHTVMPWVIDFSTKPDENSDSGWRDLSKSKWRLAKGDEQLDFTYSTSERPHHVSDECLSELAVCSYKARRLPLSVLRLAVRSVYEPNEYPSSMLRLYQWTPDECIPEFYCDPQIFYSMNAGMTDLAVPLWAGSPEEFIQLHRDALESDRVSSQIHHWIDITFGYKMSGQAAVAAKNVMLPSSEPTIPLSAGRRQLFTRPHPARLVSVSKKLCGAKSSSMDKCLINEVENKTPLLNEATYLEKLEDASAFSEHAGNLSPQYSCNPKNLVNDIFPVEETAAKSSDKGIFKPLEIIKRYGFPSDINLNYLLEHMEVDVEGSMGYQELLLWNQKSSSLGNSPEDLAKDMFSVGCILAELYLKRPLFESISLATYEESGILPESMLELPPHAKVLVEACIQKDWRRRPSAKCVLESPYFPTTIKSSYLFIAPLQLLANNGSHLQYAANFAKQGALKAMGAFAAEMCVPFCLPLVVNPQFEIEAEWAYVLLKEFIKCLTPKAVKTLVLPAIQKILQTTGYSHLKVLLLQGSFVQEIWNLMGKQAYLETLHPLVIANLYVAPHKSSAAVASVLLIGTSEELGVPITVNQTILPLIHCFGKGLCPDGIDVLVRIGGLLGEGFIIRQMLPLLKQVVRSCVNISFMDTPEPSQSWSALTFMDCLSTIDGLIVFLPREVVVKELIEDKSCLHVTILKQTNWEIPVLQVAATTLMALCQRIGPELTALHVLPQLKDLFDELAFSQEKAYDSGYFNKNFSISKSKVNGEAQIESRMDLVLLLYPSFTSLLGIEKLRQCCTTWLLLEQFLLRCHNWKWEHSGEPSRSGAENITAKRPPFNQTSTSNYNPAKLLLNGVGWSIPQSQGIRGAKNLILQRQFDDIHENSVGSHLAASNPSKREPWFWFPSPAGSWDGPDFLARVGSAKDELPWKIRASILYSIRAHHGALRSLAVSQDECMVFTAGIGPGSKGTVQKWELSKINCISGYYGHEEVVNDICVLSSSERIASCDGTIHVWNSRTGKVLSVFAEASAEPSHTASPSSSTSKVNLDHSNMLNSNTLSIGLLSSAFDGSLYTCMHHLESLEMLVAGTGNGSLRFLDVTQGRKLHLWRGEAIESAFPSLVSAISSCGSDKTPADGTFASPSWIASGLSSGHCRVFDVRSGNVVAFWKAHDGYVTKLAAPEDHLLVSSSFDRTLRVWDLRRNWPTQPTTVFKGHTDGISCFSIWGQDVISISKNKIGLSTLSRSAKEEGQQQIVPQKLFAADHGMKNLSILSTMSILPFSRLFVVGTEDGYMKICC from the exons ATGACGATGGCGATGACGGAGCAGCAGCAGACGTGCTTCGATTGTCTCCGACGCCGAATTGAATCCGATTTCTCGGAGCAACTGCTCTTCTGTTATGGCATATCTGATTCCGCTCTTCCCTTAGGCTCCTCCGCTGTTGTTCAG GTTTCTAATTCTAATGGAGTAggcggaggaggaggaggagagtCCACTACTTCAGCTTCTCACTTCATACTGGAGCAGTTGCCGACTCACCAATACGATTGTTTGGCTAAATGCGT TGATGAATATATTAAGCAAAATAATGAAGACAATGACAGCCATGGGATTGATGCTAATTCAGTTACTGTTGCAACTAAACCACAATCCCCACCACACCAGTCTTTACATCTGCTAAATGCCAATTCAAAAGCATCTGTAGATTTTGTTGGATCTGAAAGGTCTACTTGTGCTTATTCTAAGAGCTTTTCATGCTCCCGTGTAATTAGTGCATTGGCACCGCTTGCTCAGTTTGATGTTTGTTCCTATAATGTCCTCAAAAAGATTGCCTCTAACTATTTGTCTGGGTTTCTGGAAGATAATGTGATGCACTCGCTTAATCTCCTGATCCAAGGAAAAGCTTCAGGACGAGACAGTGTAAATTTTCTTCGTCTACTTGGGATACCATATTTTGACGAACATAGCATTCCTGGTTTCCTTAGGCACCCTAATATAGTTCCTGTTCTTGGATACCTCAGAACATCCGGGAATATTTATTCTGTAATTCCAAGAACTCCATATACTTTAGAAAGTATTCTATATTTTTGCCCAAATGCTTTAAAGTCCGAGTGGCATATAAGATTTGTGGTGTATCAGCTGCTTTCTGCCATTGCTTTCTTACATGGTTTAGGGGTTCACCATGGTAAGATACGTCCATCTAATATAATGCTAACTGATTTATGCTGGTCCTGGCTGCGCATATATGACGAGCCAAAATCAGGATCTAGTTTAAGTTCAAGGGAAGGTGAAAGCAAACATCCTGCTGCCTTTGCAAGAACCTGTTGTGGCTTGGACGGGTGCTCTTCTCAAGGGCTCTACAGAGATTTGAAGCTTTCATTGTCAATGGATTGGCATTCCCAATTTTATATGTGGTGGAAAGGAGAGCTAAGTAATTTTGAGTATTTACTCGTCTTAAATAAATTGGCTGGTAGAAGGTGGGGAGATCACACATTTCATACTGTAATGCCGTGGGTAATAGACTTTAGCACAAAACCAGATGAGAATTCTGATTCCGGGTGGAGGGACTTGAGCAAAAGCAAATGGCGGTTAGCAAAAGGTGATGAACAGTTGGACTTCACCTACTCAACGTCTGAAAGGCCACATCATGTATCAGATGAATGCCTTTCTGAGCTAGCTGTCTGCAGCTATAAAGCTAGGAGGTTACCATTAAGTGTTCTTCGTCTGGCTGTTCGTTCAGTCTATGAACCTAATGAATATCCATCCAGTATGTTAAGATTGTACCAGTGGACTCCTGATGAGTGCATCCCTGAGTTCTATTGTGATCctcaaattttttattctatGAATGCTGGCATGACAGATCTGGCAGTACCATTATGGGCAGGTAGTCCAGAGGAGTTTATTCAGTTGCATCGAGATGCCTTAGAAAGtgatcgtgtctcaagtcaaaTTCATCACTGGATTGATATTACCTTTGGCTACAAGATGTCTGGGCAGGCTGCCGTGGCTGCAAAGAATGTTATGCTGCCTTCATCAGAGCCCACGATACCACTATCAGCAGGACGCCGCCAACTCTTTACTCGACCACATCCTGCACGTCTAGTTTCTGTAAGTAAGAAACTATGTGGGGCCAAATCATCTTCGATGGACAAATGCTTGATAAATGAAGTAGAGAATAAAACACCTCTTCTCAATGAAGCTACTTATTTAGAAAAACTAGAAGACGCATCTGCATTTTCTGAGCATGCTGGTAATTTGAGTCCTCAGTATAGCTGTAATCCAAAAAATCTTGTAAATGATATATTTCCCGTTGAAGAAACAGCAGCTAAGAGTAGTGATAAAGGCATCTTTAAGCCTCTAGAAATCATTAAAAGATATGGATTTCCATctgatattaatttaaattatcttcTTGAGCATATGGAGGTGGATGTTGAAGGTTCCATGGGATACCAAGAGTTACTTCTTTGGAATCAAAAGTCCTCAAGCTTAGGTAACTCTCCTGAAGATCTCGCGAAGGACATGTTTTCTGTTGGTTGTATCTTGGCAGAACTTTATTTGAAGAGGCCACTTTTCGAATCAATCTCATTAGCTACATACGAGGAAAGTGGTATTTTACCAGAATCTATGCTGGAACTTCCTCCTCATGCTAAAGTTCTAGTTGAAGCTTGCATCCAAAAGGATTGGAGAAG GAGACCATCGGCGAAATGTGTTCTAGAATCACCTTATTTTCCCACAACGATTAAGTCATCCTACTTGTTTATTGCACCACTTCAGCTTCTAGCAAATAATGGATCTCATCTTCAATATGCTGCGAATTTTGCTAAACAAGGAGCCCTGAAAGCAATGGGTGCCTTTGCAGCTGAAATGTGTGTCCCTTTTTGTTTACCTCTTGTAGTAAACCCTCAGTTTGAAATTGAAGCTGAATGGGCTTATGTTCTGCTGAAagagtttattaaatgtttgacACCAAAGGCAGTGAAGACATTAGTCTTGCCAGCTATCCAGAAGATTCTTCAG ACTACAGGTTATTCACATTTGAAGGTTTTACTTCTCCAAGGTTCATTTGTGCAAGAGATTTGGAATCTCATGGGTAAACAAGCATATTTGGAAACATTACATCCCTTAGTTATTGCAAATTTGTACGTTGCTCCTCATAAGAGTTCTGCTGCTGTTGCTTCTGTTCTGCTGATTGGTACTAGTGAAGAGCTCGGTGTACCTATCACAGTCAATCAG ACAATCTTGCCTTTAATTCACTGCTTTGGGAAAGGACTCTGTCCTGATGGAATTGATGTGCTGGTTAGAATTG GTGGTCTCTTAGGCGAGGGCTTTATTATTAGACAGATGCTACCCCTGCTCAAACAAGTTGTTCGTTCTTGTGTCAACATCTCGTTTATGGATACGCCGGAGCCTTCTCAGAGTTGGAGTGCATTAACCTTTATGGACTGCTTAAGCACAATAGATGGTCTAATTGTATTCTTGCCAAGGGAGGTGGTTGTAAAGGAACTGATTGAA GATAAGAGTTGTTTACACGTTACCATCCTTAAGCAGACCAACTGGGAAATTCCAGTACTTCAG GTTGCTGCTACAACTCTCATGGCACTTTGTCAGCGAATTGGACCAGAATTAACAGCATTACATGTTCTGCCACAACTCAAAGACCTATTTGATGAGCTTGCTTTCTCACAGGAGAAAGCATACGACTCTGGTTATTTCAACAAAAACTTCAGCATTTCTAAATCCAAAGTAAATGGGGAGGCTCAAATTGAAAGCCGCATGGATCTTGT gTTGCTTCTGTATCCTTCTTTTACATCTCTTCTTGGGATTGAGAAACTTCGTCAGTGTTGTACCACATGGTTGCTTCTCGAGCAATTTCTTCTACGATGTCATAATTGGAAG TGGGAACATTCAGGAGAGCCATCTCGGAGTGGAGCTGAAAATATTACTGCAAAAAGGCCTCCTTTCAATCAGACCTCAACATCTAACTACAATCCTGCTAAGCTATTGCTTAATGGTGTTGGCTGGTCGATTCCGCAATCACAAGGAATCAGAGGTGCCAAAAATTTGATACTGCAGAGACAGTTTGATGACATCCATGAGAATTCAGTGGGAAGTCATTTAGCAGCCTCAAATCCTTCAAAGCGCGAACCCTGGTTTTGGTTTCCTAGTCCAGCTGGCAGCTGGGATGGGCCTGATTTCCTTGCGCGTGTTGGGAGTGCGAAAGATGAACTTCCCTGGAAGATTAGAGCATCTATATTATATTCAATCCGTGCACATCATGGAGCATTAAGATCTTTAGCTGTTAGCCAAGATGAGTGTATGGTTTTCACTGCAGGAATTGGCCCAGGGTCCAAAGGAACTGTTCAGAAGTGGGAACTCTCAAAAATTAACTGTATATCTGGCTATTATGGTCATGAGGAG GTGGTAAACGACATTTGTGTATTATCATCCAGTGAAAGGATAGCATCCTGTGATGGAACTATTCATGTCTGGAATAGCAGAACAGGGAAAGTACTATCTGTTTTTGCTGAAGCATCAGCTGAGCCTTCACATACTGCAAGCCCTTCATCCTCTACATCAAAGGTTAATCTTGATCATTCCAATATGCTAAATTCCAACACATTATCAATTGGATTACTGTCTAGTGCATTTGATGGGAGCTTGTACACATGTATGCACCATTTAGAATCTCTTGAAATGCTTGTAGCTGGCACCGGAAATGGTTCTCTCAG GTTTCTTGATGTTACCCAGGGTCGAAAGCTTCATCTGTGGAGAGGTGAAGCTATCGAATCTGCTTTTCCTTCTCTCGTCTCTGCCATATCCTCATGTGGATCTGACAAAACTCCAGCTGATGGAACTTTTGCATCACCATCGTGGATTGCATCTGGACTAAGTTCTGGTCATTGCAGAGTATTTGATGTCAGAAGTGGAAATGTTGTTGCCTTTTGGAAGGCTCATGATGGATACGTGACAAAG TTGGCTGCACCAGAGGACCATTTGCTTGTTTCCAGTTCTTTTGATAGAACTCTCCGGGTTTGGGACCTTAGAAG GAATTGGCCTACGCAGCCCACCACGGTGTTCAAAGGTCATACAGATGGAATATCTTGTTTTTCCATATGGGGACAAGATGTAATTTCAATTTCCAAAAATAAGATTGGCCTATCCACTTTGTCTAGATCTGCTAAAGAA GAAGGGCAGCAGCAAATTGTGCCCCAGAAACTGTTTGCAGCTGATCATGGAATGaaaaatttgtcaatcttaTCAACTATGAGTATTTTGCCCTTCTCACGATTGTTTGTTGTTGGAACTGAAGATGGTTACATGAAAATTTGTTGTTAG
- the LOC126667141 gene encoding protein GFS12 isoform X2 produces MTMAMTEQQQTCFDCLRRRIESDFSEQLLFCYGISDSALPLGSSAVVQVSNSNGVGGGGGGESTTSASHFILEQLPTHQYDCLAKCVDEYIKQNNEDNDSHGIDANSVTVATKPQSPPHQSLHLLNANSKASVDFVGSERSTCAYSKSFSCSRVISALAPLAQFDVCSYNVLKKIASNYLSGFLEDNVMHSLNLLIQGKASGRDSVNFLRLLGIPYFDEHSIPGFLRHPNIVPVLGYLRTSGNIYSVIPRTPYTLESILYFCPNALKSEWHIRFVVYQLLSAIAFLHGLGVHHGKIRPSNIMLTDLCWSWLRIYDEPKSGSSLSSREGESKHPAAFARTCCGLDGCSSQGLYRDLKLSLSMDWHSQFYMWWKGELSNFEYLLVLNKLAGRRWGDHTFHTVMPWVIDFSTKPDENSDSGWRDLSKSKWRLAKGDEQLDFTYSTSERPHHVSDECLSELAVCSYKARRLPLSVLRLAVRSVYEPNEYPSSMLRLYQWTPDECIPEFYCDPQIFYSMNAGMTDLAVPLWAGSPEEFIQLHRDALESDRVSSQIHHWIDITFGYKMSGQAAVAAKNVMLPSSEPTIPLSAGRRQLFTRPHPARLVSVSKKLCGAKSSSMDKCLINEVENKTPLLNEATYLEKLEDASAFSEHAGNLSPQYSCNPKNLVNDIFPVEETAAKSSDKGIFKPLEIIKRYGFPSDINLNYLLEHMEVDVEGSMGYQELLLWNQKSSSLGNSPEDLAKDMFSVGCILAELYLKRPLFESISLATYEESGILPESMLELPPHAKVLVEACIQKDWRRRPSAKCVLESPYFPTTIKSSYLFIAPLQLLANNGSHLQYAANFAKQGALKAMGAFAAEMCVPFCLPLVVNPQFEIEAEWAYVLLKEFIKCLTPKAVKTLVLPAIQKILQTTGYSHLKVLLLQGSFVQEIWNLMGKQAYLETLHPLVIANLYVAPHKSSAAVASVLLIGTSEELGVPITVNQTILPLIHCFGKGLCPDGIDVLVRIGGLLGEGFIIRQMLPLLKQVVRSCVNISFMDTPEPSQSWSALTFMDCLSTIDGLIVFLPREVVVKELIEDKSCLHVTILKQTNWEIPVLQVAATTLMALCQRIGPELTALHVLPQLKDLFDELAFSQEKAYDSGYFNKNFSISKSKVNGEAQIESRMDLVLLLYPSFTSLLGIEKLRQCCTTWLLLEQFLLRCHNWKWEHSGEPSRSGAENITAKRPPFNQTSTSNYNPAKLLLNGVGWSIPQSQGIRGAKNLILQRQFDDIHENSVGSHLAASNPSKREPWFWFPSPAGSWDGPDFLARVGSAKDELPWKIRASILYSIRAHHGALRSLAVSQDECMVFTAGIGPGSKGTVQKWELSKINCISGYYGHEEVVNDICVLSSSERIASCDGTIHVWNSRTGKVLSVFAEASAEPSHTASPSSSTSKVNLDHSNMLNSNTLSIGLLSSAFDGSLYTCMHHLESLEMLVAGTGNGSLSIQVS; encoded by the exons ATGACGATGGCGATGACGGAGCAGCAGCAGACGTGCTTCGATTGTCTCCGACGCCGAATTGAATCCGATTTCTCGGAGCAACTGCTCTTCTGTTATGGCATATCTGATTCCGCTCTTCCCTTAGGCTCCTCCGCTGTTGTTCAG GTTTCTAATTCTAATGGAGTAggcggaggaggaggaggagagtCCACTACTTCAGCTTCTCACTTCATACTGGAGCAGTTGCCGACTCACCAATACGATTGTTTGGCTAAATGCGT TGATGAATATATTAAGCAAAATAATGAAGACAATGACAGCCATGGGATTGATGCTAATTCAGTTACTGTTGCAACTAAACCACAATCCCCACCACACCAGTCTTTACATCTGCTAAATGCCAATTCAAAAGCATCTGTAGATTTTGTTGGATCTGAAAGGTCTACTTGTGCTTATTCTAAGAGCTTTTCATGCTCCCGTGTAATTAGTGCATTGGCACCGCTTGCTCAGTTTGATGTTTGTTCCTATAATGTCCTCAAAAAGATTGCCTCTAACTATTTGTCTGGGTTTCTGGAAGATAATGTGATGCACTCGCTTAATCTCCTGATCCAAGGAAAAGCTTCAGGACGAGACAGTGTAAATTTTCTTCGTCTACTTGGGATACCATATTTTGACGAACATAGCATTCCTGGTTTCCTTAGGCACCCTAATATAGTTCCTGTTCTTGGATACCTCAGAACATCCGGGAATATTTATTCTGTAATTCCAAGAACTCCATATACTTTAGAAAGTATTCTATATTTTTGCCCAAATGCTTTAAAGTCCGAGTGGCATATAAGATTTGTGGTGTATCAGCTGCTTTCTGCCATTGCTTTCTTACATGGTTTAGGGGTTCACCATGGTAAGATACGTCCATCTAATATAATGCTAACTGATTTATGCTGGTCCTGGCTGCGCATATATGACGAGCCAAAATCAGGATCTAGTTTAAGTTCAAGGGAAGGTGAAAGCAAACATCCTGCTGCCTTTGCAAGAACCTGTTGTGGCTTGGACGGGTGCTCTTCTCAAGGGCTCTACAGAGATTTGAAGCTTTCATTGTCAATGGATTGGCATTCCCAATTTTATATGTGGTGGAAAGGAGAGCTAAGTAATTTTGAGTATTTACTCGTCTTAAATAAATTGGCTGGTAGAAGGTGGGGAGATCACACATTTCATACTGTAATGCCGTGGGTAATAGACTTTAGCACAAAACCAGATGAGAATTCTGATTCCGGGTGGAGGGACTTGAGCAAAAGCAAATGGCGGTTAGCAAAAGGTGATGAACAGTTGGACTTCACCTACTCAACGTCTGAAAGGCCACATCATGTATCAGATGAATGCCTTTCTGAGCTAGCTGTCTGCAGCTATAAAGCTAGGAGGTTACCATTAAGTGTTCTTCGTCTGGCTGTTCGTTCAGTCTATGAACCTAATGAATATCCATCCAGTATGTTAAGATTGTACCAGTGGACTCCTGATGAGTGCATCCCTGAGTTCTATTGTGATCctcaaattttttattctatGAATGCTGGCATGACAGATCTGGCAGTACCATTATGGGCAGGTAGTCCAGAGGAGTTTATTCAGTTGCATCGAGATGCCTTAGAAAGtgatcgtgtctcaagtcaaaTTCATCACTGGATTGATATTACCTTTGGCTACAAGATGTCTGGGCAGGCTGCCGTGGCTGCAAAGAATGTTATGCTGCCTTCATCAGAGCCCACGATACCACTATCAGCAGGACGCCGCCAACTCTTTACTCGACCACATCCTGCACGTCTAGTTTCTGTAAGTAAGAAACTATGTGGGGCCAAATCATCTTCGATGGACAAATGCTTGATAAATGAAGTAGAGAATAAAACACCTCTTCTCAATGAAGCTACTTATTTAGAAAAACTAGAAGACGCATCTGCATTTTCTGAGCATGCTGGTAATTTGAGTCCTCAGTATAGCTGTAATCCAAAAAATCTTGTAAATGATATATTTCCCGTTGAAGAAACAGCAGCTAAGAGTAGTGATAAAGGCATCTTTAAGCCTCTAGAAATCATTAAAAGATATGGATTTCCATctgatattaatttaaattatcttcTTGAGCATATGGAGGTGGATGTTGAAGGTTCCATGGGATACCAAGAGTTACTTCTTTGGAATCAAAAGTCCTCAAGCTTAGGTAACTCTCCTGAAGATCTCGCGAAGGACATGTTTTCTGTTGGTTGTATCTTGGCAGAACTTTATTTGAAGAGGCCACTTTTCGAATCAATCTCATTAGCTACATACGAGGAAAGTGGTATTTTACCAGAATCTATGCTGGAACTTCCTCCTCATGCTAAAGTTCTAGTTGAAGCTTGCATCCAAAAGGATTGGAGAAG GAGACCATCGGCGAAATGTGTTCTAGAATCACCTTATTTTCCCACAACGATTAAGTCATCCTACTTGTTTATTGCACCACTTCAGCTTCTAGCAAATAATGGATCTCATCTTCAATATGCTGCGAATTTTGCTAAACAAGGAGCCCTGAAAGCAATGGGTGCCTTTGCAGCTGAAATGTGTGTCCCTTTTTGTTTACCTCTTGTAGTAAACCCTCAGTTTGAAATTGAAGCTGAATGGGCTTATGTTCTGCTGAAagagtttattaaatgtttgacACCAAAGGCAGTGAAGACATTAGTCTTGCCAGCTATCCAGAAGATTCTTCAG ACTACAGGTTATTCACATTTGAAGGTTTTACTTCTCCAAGGTTCATTTGTGCAAGAGATTTGGAATCTCATGGGTAAACAAGCATATTTGGAAACATTACATCCCTTAGTTATTGCAAATTTGTACGTTGCTCCTCATAAGAGTTCTGCTGCTGTTGCTTCTGTTCTGCTGATTGGTACTAGTGAAGAGCTCGGTGTACCTATCACAGTCAATCAG ACAATCTTGCCTTTAATTCACTGCTTTGGGAAAGGACTCTGTCCTGATGGAATTGATGTGCTGGTTAGAATTG GTGGTCTCTTAGGCGAGGGCTTTATTATTAGACAGATGCTACCCCTGCTCAAACAAGTTGTTCGTTCTTGTGTCAACATCTCGTTTATGGATACGCCGGAGCCTTCTCAGAGTTGGAGTGCATTAACCTTTATGGACTGCTTAAGCACAATAGATGGTCTAATTGTATTCTTGCCAAGGGAGGTGGTTGTAAAGGAACTGATTGAA GATAAGAGTTGTTTACACGTTACCATCCTTAAGCAGACCAACTGGGAAATTCCAGTACTTCAG GTTGCTGCTACAACTCTCATGGCACTTTGTCAGCGAATTGGACCAGAATTAACAGCATTACATGTTCTGCCACAACTCAAAGACCTATTTGATGAGCTTGCTTTCTCACAGGAGAAAGCATACGACTCTGGTTATTTCAACAAAAACTTCAGCATTTCTAAATCCAAAGTAAATGGGGAGGCTCAAATTGAAAGCCGCATGGATCTTGT gTTGCTTCTGTATCCTTCTTTTACATCTCTTCTTGGGATTGAGAAACTTCGTCAGTGTTGTACCACATGGTTGCTTCTCGAGCAATTTCTTCTACGATGTCATAATTGGAAG TGGGAACATTCAGGAGAGCCATCTCGGAGTGGAGCTGAAAATATTACTGCAAAAAGGCCTCCTTTCAATCAGACCTCAACATCTAACTACAATCCTGCTAAGCTATTGCTTAATGGTGTTGGCTGGTCGATTCCGCAATCACAAGGAATCAGAGGTGCCAAAAATTTGATACTGCAGAGACAGTTTGATGACATCCATGAGAATTCAGTGGGAAGTCATTTAGCAGCCTCAAATCCTTCAAAGCGCGAACCCTGGTTTTGGTTTCCTAGTCCAGCTGGCAGCTGGGATGGGCCTGATTTCCTTGCGCGTGTTGGGAGTGCGAAAGATGAACTTCCCTGGAAGATTAGAGCATCTATATTATATTCAATCCGTGCACATCATGGAGCATTAAGATCTTTAGCTGTTAGCCAAGATGAGTGTATGGTTTTCACTGCAGGAATTGGCCCAGGGTCCAAAGGAACTGTTCAGAAGTGGGAACTCTCAAAAATTAACTGTATATCTGGCTATTATGGTCATGAGGAG GTGGTAAACGACATTTGTGTATTATCATCCAGTGAAAGGATAGCATCCTGTGATGGAACTATTCATGTCTGGAATAGCAGAACAGGGAAAGTACTATCTGTTTTTGCTGAAGCATCAGCTGAGCCTTCACATACTGCAAGCCCTTCATCCTCTACATCAAAGGTTAATCTTGATCATTCCAATATGCTAAATTCCAACACATTATCAATTGGATTACTGTCTAGTGCATTTGATGGGAGCTTGTACACATGTATGCACCATTTAGAATCTCTTGAAATGCTTGTAGCTGGCACCGGAAATGGTTCTCTCAG CATACAGGTTTCTTGA